The Xanthomonas sp. CFBP 8443 genome has a window encoding:
- the metF gene encoding methylenetetrahydrofolate reductase [NAD(P)H], with protein MTAISFEFYPPKTDEQRAQLDRTAARLKAYAPEYVSCTFGAGGSTLSYTSETVRHLKQHHGFEAAPHLSCVGGSREEIRELLKLYRAIGCRRLVALRGDLPSGMGHPGDLRYAADLIAFIRAEHGDAFHLEVGAYPETHPQASDALSDLRHFKTKVDAGADAAITQYFYNADAYFAFVDAVRKLGVQIPIVPGIMPISNFSQLRRFSEQCGAEIPRWIGKRMQAYGDDADAIREFGADLVASLCERLLAGGAPSLHFYTLNLAKPTVGVLSRLG; from the coding sequence ATGACCGCCATCAGTTTCGAGTTCTACCCGCCCAAGACCGACGAACAGCGCGCGCAGCTGGACCGCACCGCCGCGCGCCTGAAGGCCTACGCGCCGGAGTACGTATCGTGCACCTTCGGCGCCGGCGGCTCGACGCTGAGCTACACCTCCGAAACGGTGCGCCACCTGAAGCAGCACCACGGCTTCGAGGCGGCGCCGCACCTGTCGTGCGTCGGCGGCAGCCGCGAAGAGATCCGCGAGCTGCTCAAGCTGTACCGCGCGATCGGCTGCCGGCGCCTGGTCGCGCTGCGCGGCGACCTGCCCTCGGGCATGGGCCATCCCGGCGACCTGCGCTACGCCGCCGACCTGATCGCCTTCATCCGCGCCGAGCACGGCGATGCCTTCCACCTGGAGGTCGGCGCCTATCCGGAGACGCATCCGCAGGCCAGCGACGCGCTGAGCGACCTGCGCCACTTCAAGACCAAGGTCGATGCCGGCGCCGATGCCGCGATCACCCAGTATTTCTACAACGCCGACGCCTATTTCGCTTTCGTGGATGCGGTGCGCAAGCTCGGCGTGCAGATCCCGATCGTGCCGGGAATCATGCCGATCTCCAACTTCAGCCAGCTGCGGCGTTTCTCCGAGCAGTGCGGCGCGGAGATCCCGCGCTGGATCGGCAAGCGCATGCAGGCCTACGGCGACGATGCCGACGCGATCCGCGAATTCGGCGCCGACTTGGTCGCCTCGCTATGCGAACGCCTGCTCGCCGGCGGCGCGCCGTCGCTGCACTTCTACACGCTCAACCTGGCCAAGCCCACCGTCGGCGTGCTGTCGCGATTGGGATAA
- a CDS encoding alpha-amylase family protein, with amino-acid sequence MLVGLLLTLATASAQADVILHAFNWPYATVEARAAQIAAAGYHKVMVAPAYRSQGSEWWARYQPQDMRVIDNPLGDTEDFASMVQALADVGVETYADVVLNHMANEAATRPDLNYPGSAVLSQYAADPSRYASLRLFGDLSANFLGAGDFGPAQCIADYGNAYQVRTYRICGGGSDPGLPDLVGNAWVVQQQRSYLQALKTLGVTGFRIDAAKHMPFDHLNAVLDAGIRSGVHVFGEVITTGGAGTADYDQFLAPYLQATPHAAYDFPLFSSIRNAFAFGGSMDGLVDPGAYGQALPGSRAVTFAVTHDIPNNAGFRYAILDPVDETLAYAYLLGRDGGVPMVYSDNNESGDNRWVNAYQRDDLKRMIGFHNAAQGSDMQVLSHDACHLLFRRGDLGIVGINKCGTTVTTAVAMNGSVLRWNVDYSDALGSGNVVRISSSSYTFSLPPRQARMWKR; translated from the coding sequence GTTGACCCTGGCCACCGCCAGCGCCCAGGCCGACGTCATCCTGCACGCCTTCAACTGGCCCTACGCCACCGTGGAAGCGCGCGCGGCGCAGATCGCCGCGGCTGGCTACCACAAGGTGATGGTGGCGCCGGCCTATCGTTCGCAGGGCAGCGAGTGGTGGGCGCGCTACCAGCCGCAGGACATGCGCGTGATCGACAACCCGCTCGGCGACACCGAGGACTTCGCCAGCATGGTGCAAGCGCTGGCCGACGTCGGCGTGGAGACCTATGCGGACGTGGTGCTCAACCACATGGCCAACGAGGCGGCGACGCGTCCGGACCTGAACTACCCGGGCAGCGCGGTGCTGTCGCAGTACGCAGCGGACCCATCGCGCTATGCGTCGCTGCGGCTGTTCGGCGACCTGTCGGCGAACTTCCTCGGCGCCGGCGATTTCGGCCCGGCGCAGTGCATCGCCGACTACGGCAATGCCTACCAGGTCCGCACCTACCGCATCTGCGGCGGCGGCAGCGATCCGGGCCTGCCCGACCTGGTCGGCAACGCCTGGGTGGTGCAGCAGCAGCGCAGCTATCTGCAGGCGTTGAAGACGCTGGGCGTCACCGGTTTCCGCATCGACGCGGCCAAGCACATGCCCTTCGACCATCTCAACGCGGTACTCGATGCCGGCATCCGTTCCGGCGTACACGTGTTCGGCGAGGTGATCACCACCGGCGGCGCCGGCACGGCCGACTACGACCAATTTCTCGCGCCCTACCTGCAGGCGACGCCGCACGCCGCCTACGATTTCCCGCTGTTCAGTTCGATCCGCAACGCCTTTGCGTTCGGCGGCAGCATGGACGGCCTGGTCGATCCCGGCGCCTACGGCCAGGCGCTGCCCGGCAGCCGCGCGGTGACCTTCGCGGTCACCCACGACATTCCCAACAACGCCGGCTTCCGCTACGCGATCCTCGATCCGGTCGACGAAACCCTGGCCTACGCGTATCTGCTCGGCCGCGACGGCGGCGTGCCGATGGTGTACTCGGACAACAACGAGAGCGGCGACAACCGCTGGGTGAACGCCTACCAGCGCGACGACCTCAAGCGCATGATCGGCTTCCACAATGCCGCCCAGGGCAGCGACATGCAGGTGCTGTCGCACGACGCCTGCCATCTGCTGTTCCGCCGCGGCGACTTGGGCATCGTCGGCATCAACAAGTGCGGCACCACCGTCACCACCGCCGTGGCAATGAACGGCAGCGTGCTGCGTTGGAACGTGGACTACAGCGACGCGCTCGGCTCCGGCAACGTGGTGCGCATTTCCAGCAGCAGCTACACCTTCAGCCTGCCGCCGCGGCAGGCACGGATGTGGAAGCGTTGA
- a CDS encoding glyoxalase, with the protein MELSPSLELKVFVPARDFALSMEFYREVGFVAEPLGAGLVCFRHGERCAFLLQDFYEQALAHNLMLHLWVEDADAWWRRLDAADLAGRYDARVGVPEDRPWGMRDFTLHDPGGVLWRIGHDLPG; encoded by the coding sequence GTGGAGCTTTCTCCCAGTCTTGAATTGAAGGTGTTCGTGCCGGCGCGGGACTTTGCGCTGTCCATGGAGTTCTATCGCGAGGTGGGATTCGTGGCCGAGCCGCTTGGCGCCGGGCTCGTCTGTTTCCGCCACGGCGAGCGCTGTGCGTTCCTGCTGCAGGATTTCTACGAGCAGGCGCTGGCGCACAACCTGATGCTGCACCTGTGGGTGGAGGATGCCGATGCCTGGTGGCGGCGGCTGGATGCTGCCGATCTGGCCGGCCGCTACGACGCGCGCGTCGGCGTACCGGAGGATCGGCCCTGGGGCATGCGCGATTTCACCCTGCACGATCCGGGCGGGGTGCTGTGGCGGATCGGTCACGATCTGCCGGGCTGA
- a CDS encoding M23 family metallopeptidase gives MAFKKIVINSREKGIKDLPWRLREFADRRPLAVLGAVLGVGMVLGIGVSAATGLAGSAQLRAKVQKQDAELAQVRRDAQTQVNALAARLGELQAQATRLNALGERLTRMGKLQDGEFDFDQPVGVGGGDDEVSQDMPAPQLDKELDGLQQQFATSGQQLSVLESLLFDHQLDQNAVPSQMPIRNSYITSGFGGRADPFGGGAGNHKGIDFHANVGDPVLAVADGVVSYSGVRGGYGNVVEVDHGNGYVTRYAHNSRLSVKVGDLVRVGQEVAKAGSTGRSTGAHVHFEVWKDGVVMNPAKFLGDGATPVGRRGRG, from the coding sequence ATGGCGTTTAAGAAGATCGTAATCAATTCACGTGAAAAGGGGATCAAGGACCTGCCGTGGCGACTGCGCGAGTTCGCAGACCGGCGTCCCCTGGCCGTGCTCGGTGCGGTGCTCGGCGTGGGCATGGTACTCGGCATCGGCGTCAGCGCCGCGACCGGCCTGGCCGGTTCGGCGCAGCTGCGGGCCAAGGTGCAAAAGCAGGATGCGGAACTGGCGCAGGTGCGCCGCGACGCGCAGACCCAGGTCAACGCGCTGGCCGCGCGGCTGGGCGAACTGCAGGCGCAGGCCACGCGGCTGAACGCGCTCGGCGAACGCCTGACCCGGATGGGCAAGCTGCAGGACGGCGAGTTCGACTTCGACCAGCCGGTCGGCGTCGGTGGCGGTGACGACGAGGTCAGCCAGGACATGCCGGCGCCGCAGCTGGACAAGGAACTGGACGGGCTGCAGCAGCAGTTCGCCACCTCCGGCCAGCAGCTGTCGGTGCTCGAATCGCTGCTGTTCGACCACCAGCTCGATCAGAACGCGGTGCCGTCGCAGATGCCGATCCGCAACAGCTACATCACCTCCGGCTTCGGCGGCCGCGCCGATCCGTTCGGCGGCGGTGCCGGTAACCACAAGGGCATCGACTTCCACGCCAACGTCGGCGATCCGGTGCTGGCCGTGGCCGATGGCGTGGTCAGCTACTCCGGCGTGCGCGGCGGCTACGGCAACGTGGTCGAGGTCGACCACGGCAACGGCTATGTCACCCGCTACGCGCACAATTCGCGGCTGTCGGTGAAGGTCGGCGATCTGGTGCGGGTCGGCCAGGAAGTGGCCAAGGCCGGCTCCACCGGCCGTTCCACCGGCGCGCACGTGCATTTCGAGGTGTGGAAGGACGGCGTGGTGATGAATCCGGCCAAGTTCCTCGGCGATGGCGCCACCCCGGTGGGCCGCCGCGGCCGCGGCTGA
- the secA gene encoding preprotein translocase subunit SecA, whose product MINSLLTRVFGSRNERQLRQLHRIVAKVNALEPEMEQLSDAQLQAKTPELRGRIAGGESLDKVLPEAFAVCREASRRVLGMRHYDVQLIGGMVLHLGKIAEMRTGEGKTLVATLPVYLNALEDKGVHVVTVNDYLARRDAAQMGKLYNWLGLSVGVVYPGMPHSDKHAAYAADITYGTNNEFGFDYLRDNMALSKADRYQRGLNYAIVDEVDSILIDEARTPLIISGPADDSPELYIRVNRIVPQLTKQESEEGEGDFWVDEKGKQVHLSEAGMEHAEELLRAAGILTNDEDRLYGAQNLSVVHHLNAALRAHAIYQRDVDYIVRDGEVVIVDEFTGRTLPGRRWSDGLHQAVEAKEGVPVQRENQTLASITFQNLFRMYKKLSGMTGTADTEAYEFQSIYNLEVVVIPTNRPTIRKDWPDQVFLNRQGKFNAVLADIEDCAKRGQPVLVGTTSIETSEMLSEHLRKAGVKHEVLNAKQHEREAQIVANAGQPGAVTIATNMAGRGTDIVLGGSLEAELHALGEDLSEDERARLKAAWQERHDAVKAAGGLHIIGTERHESRRIDNQLRGRSGRQGDPGSSRFYLSLEDNLMRIFASDWVQKAMRMMGMKEDDVIEDKLVSRQIEKAQRKVEAHNFDIRKNLLDFDDVNNDQRKVIYAQRDELLDAESVKDNVDGIRDDVIYDLVARFVPPNSVDEQWDLAGLEATLSSDLGLPLSLTDLVKRHEELDAAGIAEKVREEVDRHFQEKESAIGGETMRALEKHVMLTVLDQSWKEHLARMDYLRQGIHLRGYAQKQPKQEYKKEAFELFSEMLEHAKREVVTLLARVRIRSEEEVAALEAQERQQMEAQLRQAQFQHQDAGGYSADEEAEQVALGANAPAVAQVTREAPKVGRNDPCPCGSGKKFKHCHGQLS is encoded by the coding sequence ATGATCAACAGTCTGCTTACTCGCGTTTTCGGTAGCCGCAACGAACGCCAGCTGCGTCAGCTCCACCGTATCGTCGCCAAGGTCAACGCGCTGGAACCGGAGATGGAGCAGCTCTCCGACGCGCAGCTGCAGGCCAAGACCCCCGAATTGCGCGGCCGCATCGCCGGCGGCGAGAGCCTGGACAAGGTGTTGCCGGAAGCGTTCGCGGTGTGCCGCGAGGCCAGCCGCCGCGTGCTCGGCATGCGCCACTACGACGTGCAGCTGATCGGCGGCATGGTCCTGCACCTGGGCAAGATCGCGGAAATGCGCACCGGCGAAGGCAAGACCCTGGTGGCGACGCTGCCGGTGTACCTCAACGCGCTGGAAGACAAGGGCGTGCACGTGGTCACCGTCAACGACTACCTGGCGCGCCGCGACGCCGCGCAGATGGGCAAGCTGTACAACTGGCTGGGGCTGAGCGTGGGCGTGGTCTATCCGGGCATGCCGCACAGCGACAAGCACGCCGCCTACGCCGCCGACATCACCTACGGCACCAACAACGAATTCGGCTTCGACTACCTGCGCGACAACATGGCGCTGTCCAAGGCCGACCGCTACCAGCGCGGCCTGAACTACGCCATCGTCGACGAGGTGGACTCGATCCTGATCGACGAGGCGCGTACCCCGCTGATCATCTCCGGCCCGGCCGACGATTCGCCGGAGCTGTACATCCGCGTCAACCGCATCGTGCCGCAGCTGACCAAGCAGGAGTCGGAGGAAGGCGAGGGCGACTTCTGGGTCGACGAGAAGGGCAAGCAGGTGCACCTGTCCGAGGCCGGCATGGAGCACGCAGAAGAACTGCTGCGCGCCGCCGGCATCCTGACCAACGACGAGGACCGCCTGTACGGCGCGCAGAACCTCAGCGTGGTGCACCACCTCAACGCCGCGCTGCGCGCGCATGCGATCTACCAGCGCGACGTGGACTACATCGTGCGCGACGGCGAAGTGGTCATCGTCGACGAGTTCACCGGTCGCACCCTGCCGGGCCGGCGCTGGTCCGACGGCCTGCACCAGGCGGTGGAAGCGAAGGAAGGCGTGCCGGTGCAGCGCGAGAACCAGACGCTGGCGAGCATCACCTTCCAGAACCTGTTCCGCATGTACAAGAAGCTGTCCGGCATGACCGGTACGGCCGACACCGAAGCCTACGAATTCCAGAGCATCTACAACCTGGAAGTGGTGGTGATCCCGACCAACCGCCCGACCATCCGCAAGGATTGGCCGGACCAGGTGTTCCTCAACCGCCAGGGCAAGTTCAACGCGGTGCTCGCCGACATCGAGGACTGCGCCAAGCGCGGCCAGCCCGTGCTGGTCGGCACCACCTCGATCGAGACCTCGGAAATGCTGTCCGAGCACCTGCGCAAGGCGGGCGTGAAGCACGAAGTGCTCAACGCCAAGCAGCACGAGCGCGAGGCGCAGATCGTCGCCAACGCCGGCCAGCCGGGCGCGGTGACCATCGCCACCAACATGGCCGGCCGCGGCACCGACATCGTGCTCGGCGGCTCGCTGGAAGCGGAACTGCACGCGCTGGGCGAGGACCTGAGCGAGGACGAGCGCGCGCGCCTGAAGGCCGCGTGGCAGGAGCGTCACGACGCGGTCAAGGCCGCCGGCGGCCTGCACATCATCGGCACCGAGCGCCACGAATCGCGGCGCATCGACAACCAGTTGCGCGGCCGCTCCGGCCGCCAGGGCGATCCGGGTTCCTCGCGCTTCTACCTGTCGCTGGAAGACAACCTGATGCGCATCTTCGCCTCGGACTGGGTGCAGAAGGCGATGCGGATGATGGGCATGAAGGAAGACGACGTCATCGAGGACAAGCTGGTCAGCCGCCAGATCGAGAAGGCGCAGCGCAAGGTCGAGGCGCACAACTTCGACATCCGCAAGAACCTGCTCGACTTCGACGACGTCAACAACGATCAGCGCAAGGTGATCTACGCGCAGCGCGACGAGCTGCTCGATGCCGAGTCGGTCAAGGACAACGTCGACGGCATCCGCGACGACGTGATCTACGACCTGGTGGCGCGTTTCGTGCCGCCGAACTCGGTCGACGAGCAGTGGGATCTGGCGGGCCTGGAAGCGACCCTGTCCAGCGACCTGGGCCTGCCGCTGTCGCTGACCGACCTGGTCAAGCGCCACGAGGAACTGGACGCGGCCGGCATCGCCGAAAAGGTGCGCGAGGAAGTCGACCGCCACTTCCAGGAGAAGGAATCGGCGATCGGCGGCGAGACCATGCGCGCGCTGGAGAAGCACGTGATGCTGACCGTGCTCGACCAGAGCTGGAAGGAGCATCTGGCGCGCATGGACTACCTGCGCCAGGGCATCCACCTGCGCGGCTACGCGCAGAAGCAGCCCAAGCAGGAATACAAGAAGGAAGCGTTCGAGCTGTTCTCGGAGATGCTCGAGCACGCCAAGCGCGAAGTCGTGACCTTGCTGGCGCGCGTGCGCATCCGCAGCGAGGAAGAGGTGGCGGCGCTGGAGGCGCAGGAACGGCAGCAGATGGAGGCGCAGCTGCGCCAGGCGCAGTTCCAGCACCAGGACGCCGGCGGCTACAGCGCCGACGAGGAAGCCGAGCAGGTGGCGCTGGGCGCCAACGCCCCGGCGGTGGCGCAGGTCACCCGCGAGGCGCCCAAGGTCGGCCGCAACGATCCGTGCCCGTGCGGCAGCGGCAAGAAGTTCAAGCATTGCCATGGGCAGTTGAGCTAG
- a CDS encoding DUF721 domain-containing protein, protein MSKRKSGEGHTTAPMPALDAALADKVGDPLRRALWLDALDRQLRPHLPPNLASRCRLANVNGEQLVFLVYSPVWHARVRLAEADILAAARSLGLKATRVTVKIATSPAHSPMQQARNKPAPVSAATHKGLRDALASLQDVDSTTPEAATTSGRNGLRT, encoded by the coding sequence ATGTCTAAGCGAAAGTCCGGCGAGGGCCATACCACCGCGCCGATGCCGGCGTTGGACGCCGCATTGGCGGACAAGGTGGGCGACCCGTTGCGACGTGCCCTGTGGCTCGACGCGCTGGACCGACAGTTGCGCCCCCATCTGCCGCCGAACCTGGCCTCCCGTTGCCGGTTGGCCAATGTGAACGGCGAACAGCTCGTTTTTCTCGTTTACTCTCCGGTCTGGCATGCCCGGGTCAGGCTCGCCGAGGCCGATATCCTCGCTGCGGCCCGATCCCTCGGGCTGAAGGCCACCAGGGTGACCGTCAAGATTGCGACTTCACCTGCGCATTCCCCAATGCAGCAGGCAAGAAACAAGCCAGCACCGGTTTCCGCAGCGACGCACAAAGGATTGCGCGACGCGCTGGCATCCTTGCAGGACGTCGACTCCACGACGCCTGAAGCAGCTACGACCTCCGGCCGTAACGGTCTGCGTACGTAG
- a CDS encoding Nudix family hydrolase — protein sequence MSEPLRSIHVVAGVITDARGRILLARRTEGRDLAGLWEFPGGKREPGETSEQALVRELQEELGIEATVGAQLMEVPQRYPDKRLRLEMRQVLSWKGTARGREGQALTWVTPDKLGRYAMPPADQPVVAMLRQPDRYLVTPEPVEPERWLAALERALDGGVQRVQLRARSLSAERWQPLARAAAGLCTARGVQVLVNRDLALAQELGVGVHLGSEQLSQFDARPLPPRHCVAASCHTVEALQAAQRLGCDFAVVGPLAATASHPGAAALGWDAFERLREEVALPLYPIGGLLPTQVAEARRHGGQGIAAIRGLWPVDVDAA from the coding sequence ATGTCCGAACCGCTCAGATCCATTCATGTCGTCGCCGGGGTGATCACCGATGCCCGCGGCCGTATCCTGCTGGCCCGGCGCACCGAGGGTCGCGACCTGGCCGGGCTGTGGGAATTCCCTGGCGGCAAGCGCGAGCCGGGCGAGACCTCCGAACAGGCGCTGGTGCGCGAGCTGCAGGAGGAGCTGGGCATCGAGGCGACGGTCGGTGCGCAGCTGATGGAAGTGCCGCAGCGCTACCCGGACAAGCGGCTGCGCCTGGAGATGCGCCAGGTGCTGTCGTGGAAGGGCACCGCGCGCGGCCGCGAGGGTCAGGCGCTGACTTGGGTGACGCCCGACAAGCTGGGCCGCTACGCGATGCCGCCGGCCGACCAGCCGGTGGTGGCGATGCTGCGCCAGCCCGATCGCTATCTGGTGACGCCGGAGCCGGTCGAGCCCGAGCGCTGGCTGGCGGCGCTGGAGCGCGCGCTGGACGGTGGCGTGCAACGCGTGCAGCTGCGCGCGCGCAGCCTGTCGGCGGAGCGCTGGCAGCCGCTGGCGCGGGCTGCGGCGGGGCTGTGTACGGCGCGCGGCGTGCAGGTGCTGGTCAATCGCGATCTGGCCCTGGCGCAGGAGCTGGGCGTCGGGGTACATCTGGGGTCGGAACAACTATCGCAGTTCGATGCCCGTCCGCTGCCGCCGAGGCACTGCGTCGCCGCGTCCTGCCATACCGTGGAAGCGTTGCAGGCGGCGCAGCGGCTCGGCTGCGATTTCGCGGTGGTCGGCCCGCTGGCGGCGACCGCCAGCCATCCCGGCGCCGCAGCACTGGGCTGGGACGCCTTCGAACGGCTGCGCGAGGAAGTGGCGCTGCCGCTGTATCCGATCGGCGGCCTGCTGCCGACCCAGGTTGCCGAAGCGCGTCGCCATGGCGGCCAGGGCATCGCCGCGATCCGTGGGCTGTGGCCGGTGGACGTGGACGCCGCCTGA
- a CDS encoding DUF4124 domain-containing protein: MRAPSSILLLLCLCTVSAAAQQVNRCTGADGATVFSDRRCEDLGAIDRLPPRAAPSAASEGASGLYRPQCVRRLSELAQQIRTAVDARDINRLSTLYWWNGVSDEAARRILDRLDAIVQRPLVAIVPVLPSAPASFPTMPATADTAPGAEPQPAAGAAPAAAPTATDAVPGAAATPPRARATALRLEQTLGGSATPTSTVLSLRRQYNCFWISF; encoded by the coding sequence ATGCGCGCGCCCTCGTCGATCCTCCTGTTGCTCTGCCTGTGCACCGTGTCTGCCGCCGCGCAGCAGGTCAATCGCTGCACCGGCGCCGACGGCGCCACGGTGTTCAGCGATCGCCGCTGCGAGGACCTCGGCGCGATCGACCGGCTGCCGCCGCGGGCCGCGCCCAGTGCCGCCAGCGAAGGCGCCAGCGGCCTGTACCGGCCGCAGTGCGTGCGCCGGCTCAGCGAACTGGCGCAGCAGATCCGCACTGCGGTGGACGCACGCGACATCAATCGCCTGTCCACGCTGTATTGGTGGAACGGCGTCTCGGACGAAGCGGCGCGACGCATCCTCGATCGCCTCGACGCGATCGTCCAGCGCCCGCTGGTCGCGATCGTGCCAGTGCTGCCGTCAGCACCGGCGTCCTTCCCCACCATGCCGGCAACGGCCGACACCGCGCCCGGCGCCGAACCGCAACCCGCAGCCGGCGCCGCACCTGCAGCAGCGCCCACCGCCACCGACGCCGTGCCTGGCGCTGCCGCCACGCCGCCGCGCGCACGCGCGACCGCGTTGCGCCTGGAGCAGACCCTCGGCGGCAGCGCGACGCCGACCTCGACGGTGCTCAGCCTGCGCCGGCAGTACAACTGCTTCTGGATCAGCTTCTAG